A genomic segment from Colletotrichum higginsianum IMI 349063 chromosome 5, whole genome shotgun sequence encodes:
- a CDS encoding Hexose transporter → MSTVHSADKTIHQNNTLGVEIDVSHKEHPNHGKLDDSHQTTGGLGNPLRNIPRDRLKAEASLFAVSLGWPSEIGLFQKAALVAQSPTVFEDIPELTEDDRSVLRNEVEHCWRHPFALYLTIAMNSISAAVQGWDQTGSNGANLSFPQAFGIEDKGQACLASGTCQRNSWIIGAINSSPYMAICLVACWLSDPVNNWIGRRGAIFVGAIFSIIGPIGQAISQTWPQILIYRILLGMGMGLKEVTVPVFSAESSPSSIRGALVMSWQLFSAFGIMLGFSANLAVAGYGEIAWRLQLGSAMIPAVPLLLGIYFTPESPRWLLKKGKYRKAYASLQKLRGNDLLAARDLYLIDAQMSMEQNLIQAQGFDKSNFFKRCVELWTVPRNRRATQASGIIMAAQQFCGVNLMSFYSSTLFEEAGASKTSALLASWGYGMAMFLFALPALKTIDRWGRRTLLLATFPNMCWAMGAAGLAFYIPKDSQAHLGVICLFIYLFAAFYGPGEGPCAFVYSAEVFPLSHREVGMAWAVATNNFWAIIVAQTSPPLLQAIDPQGVFSLYAFFNVICFILIFLFLPETKQRSLEELDGVFSISTRRHASYQLKEVLPWWFNRYVLRKGLEPEPKLYDFEMVENVESGPRL, encoded by the exons AATACTCTAGGCGTTGAAATCGATGTTAGCCATAAGGAGCATCCTAATCACGGCAAGCTCGATGACAGTCACCAGACGACCGGCGG GCTTGGAAACCCCTTGAGAAACATACCTCGGGACCGACTCAAAGCTGAAGCTAGTCTGTTTGCAGTCAGCCTCGGCTGGCCGAGCGAAATCGGATTGTTCCAGAAAGCAGCATTGGTAGCACAAAGCCCGACGGTATTTGAGGACATACCGGAGCTCACCGAGGACGATCGATCGGTTTTAAGGAATGAAGTCGAGCACTGCTGGAGGCATCCTTTTGCACTCTACCTTACCATCGCCATGAATTCGATCAGTGCAGCAGTGCAAGGCTGGGATCAAACAGGTTCCAATGGGGCAAACCTATCATTCCCGCAAGCTTTTGGTATTGAGGACAAGGGACAAGCCTGCTTAGCATCTGGAACATGTCAGAGAAACTCGTGGATCATCGGTGCCATCAATAGCTCGCCGTACATGGCTATATGCCTTGT CGCTTGCTGGCTGTCTGATCCAGTGAACAACTGGATaggtcgccgaggcgctATTTTTGTCGGTGCTATCTTCAGCATTATTGGGCCAATTGGCCAAGCGATTTCCCAGACTTGGCCACAGATCCTGATATACAGAATCCTGCTTGGCATGGGCATGGGCTTGAAGGAAGTCACTGTTCCAGTGTTTTCTGCGGAAAGCTCGCCATCTAGCATCCGTGGGGCTCTCGTCATGTCCTGGCAGCTCTTTAGCGCATTCGGCATCATGCTTGGCTTCAGCGCAAACCTAGCTGTTGCCGGATACGGTGAAATTGCCTGGAGGCTTCAACTTGGTTCTGCTATGATACCTGCTGTGCCACTTCTTCTGGGTATCTACTTCACACCCGAGTCCCCGAGATGGCTGTTAAAGAAGGGCAAGTACAGGAAGGCTTATGCATCGCTCCAGAAACTCCGCGGGAACGACCTTCTCGCAGCCAGAGACTTGTACTTGATCGATGCTCAAATGAGCATGGAGCAGAACCTCATACAGGCGCAGGGATTTGACAAGAGCAACTTTTTTAAAAGATGTGTAGAGCTGTGGACGGTACCGCGCAACCGCCGTGCAACTCAGGCATCTGGCATCATCATGGCCGCTCAGCAGTTCTGCGGAG TAAACCTCATGTCTTTTTACTCTTCGACTCTGTTCGAAGAAGCCGGGGCAAGCAAAACATCTGCTCTCTTGGCCTCTTGGGGATATGGCATGGCCATGTTCTTGTTCGCACTCCCAGCCCTGAAGACCATCGATCGATGGGGTCGGAGAACCTTGTTGCTCGCGACGTTTCCCAACATGTGCTGGGCGATGGGGGCTGCTGGTCTGGCTTTCTACATCCCAAAGGACAGCCAAGCGCACCTTGGAGTCATCTGCCTCTTCATCTACCTATTCGCAGCTTTCTACGGCCCGGGTGAGGGGCCATGCGCATTTGTATACTCGGCCGAGGTCTTCCCTCTGTCACATCGCGAGGTTGGCATGGCTTGGGCTGTGGCGACCAACAACTTCTgggccatcatcgtcgcccaGACGTCTCCACCTCTGTTGCAAGCCATCGATCCTCAGGGcgtcttctctctctatgCTTTCTTCAACGTTATTTGcttcatcctcatcttcctgTTTCTTCCAGAGACCAAACAGCGCTCACTTGAAGAGCTTGATGGCGTATTTTCTATATCCACTCGACGGCATGCATCATACCAACTCAAAGAGGTTTTGCCTTGGTGGTTCAATCGGTACGTCTTGAGGAAAGGGTTGGAGCCTGAGCCAAAGTTGTACGATTTTGAGATGGTTGAAAATGTCGAGTCGGGCCCAAGGTTGTGA
- a CDS encoding Trichothecene C-8 hydroxylase: protein MDHRLTMHNETRVDSYLNDLVGDRFVVCFTTLVVTLLLSRILAKPVINLPELNPKKPKEILIQGRERFHNKLYKAYCDWGEVIVVSPEHIEELRSDMRLSFMVPANDDTHGYIPGFDPFQLDERLAKLVTKHLTKALTKLTAPISKEAAFALRSILTDSSAWHEMNPKEDLVRLVSQMSTRIFLGEEFCRNEAWINASGDYTLAAFEATDPVRMWPRLLRPVVHWFMPICWDLRLKLADARQTLEPYMASRNAIKAAALAKGEPCPFDDLVEWWESEYGPSNNHVINQLTLTIVAIHTTSDLLQQTMIDIAKNPELFAPLREEVVQVLGSQGLKKTALYNLKLMDSVFKESQRLKPVLLGIWRRQALADVELSDGYVIKKGQKVIGDSTHMWSSDYYTDAQKFDGYRFMRLREATGGEDSDSKTAHLVSTSSKHLGFGHGLHSCPGRFFAANEVKIALCHLLLKYDWKLSEDAKPDSNWTVFGMTIIPDPSIKLMVRRRQEEIDIDSLESSE from the exons ATGGACCATCGACTTACGATGCATAACGAAACCAGGGTGGACTCCTACCTCAACGATTTGGTTGGAGATCGCTTCGTTGTGTGTTTCACTACCTTGGTCGTCACCCTGCTCCTTTCTCGCATCTTGGCCAAGCCCGTCATCAACCTCCCGGAGTTGAACCCCAAGAAGCC CAAGGAGATTCTCATTCAAGGCCGAGAGCGCTTCCACAACAAGCTGTACAAAGCGTACTGTGACTGGGGTGAGGTCATTGTTGTTTCTCCTGAGCACATTGAAGAGCTCAGAAGTGACATGCGATTGAGTTTCATGGTTCCAGCAAACGAT GATACTCACGGCTATATCCCTGGTTTTGACCCTTTCCAACTGGATGAGCGTCTCGCTAAGCTTGTGACGAAGCACTTGACCAAAGCACTGA CAAAACTTACCGCGCCAATTTCCAAAGAGGCTGCTTTTGCCCTTCGCTCGATCTTGACAGACTCATCCG CGTGGCATGAGATGAACCCGAAAGAAGATCTAGTCCGCCTCGTTTCCCagatgtcgacgaggatcTTCCTAGGAGAAGAATTTTGCAGGAACGAAGCCTGGATCAATGCATCAGGAGACTATACTCTCGCTGCATTTGAAGCAACTGACCCCGTCAGAATGTggcctcgtcttctccgccCGGTTGTTCATTGGTTCATGCCAATCTGTTGGGACCTCCGACTCAAACTAGCAGATGCCCGCCAGACTCTCGAGCCCTACATGGCAAGCCGCAACGCGATTAAggccgccgctctggccaAAGGCGAGCCATGCCCATTTGACGACCTCGTTGAGTGGTGGGAAAGCGAATACGGTCCCTCAAACAACCACGTCATCAACCAACTGACCCTCACGATTGTGGCGATTCATACGACCAGTGATCTTCTCCAGCAGACGATGATTGATATTGCAAAGAACCCGGAACTCTTTGCGCCACTCCGAGAAGAAGTCGTCCAAGTCTTGGGCTCGCAAGGTCTCAAGAAGACTGCGCTGTATAACCTCAAACTGATGGATAGTGTGTTCAAAGAGTCGCAGCGGCTCAAACCTGTCTTGCTCG GAatttggcggcggcaggctCTTGCAGATGTCGAGCTTTCGGACGGTTACGTTATCAAGAAGGGCCAGAAAGTCATCGGGGATAGTACTCACATGTGGAGTTCGGATTACTATACCGATGCCCAGAAGTTTGACGGGTATCGTTTCATGAGGCTGCGCGAAGCTACGGGGGGCGAAGATTCGGACAGCAAAACGGCGCACCTGGTAAGCACGAGCTCGAAGCATCTTGGTTTTGGACATGGACTGCATTCCTGCCCTGGACGCTTTTTTGCAGCCAACGAGGTCAAGATTGCGCTCTGTCACCTTCTCCTCAAGTATGATTGGAAGCTGTCTGAGGATGCCAAACCAGACTCCAATTGGACTGTATTTGGCATGACTATCATTCCAGATCCCAGCATCAAGCTTATGGTGAGGAGACGGCAGGAGGAGATTGACATTGACTCTTTGGAGTCTTCGGAATAA
- a CDS encoding Short chain oxidoreductase — protein sequence MSLQRKVAIVTGAARGIGAGIVLALAKEGASVAFNYVSPSSEEAAANLVKEVQAIGARAVCVRVDMASPEAPLVLLKTTLREFQTERIDILVNNAGLGGNAPLEEVTIEEYDRLMTVNVRAVIFMTQAILPHINRGGRIVNLSSVSARGGYPTQSIYAASKAAVEGLTRVWATELGHKYGVTVNSVNPGPVDTDMYRAAGLVHLARMEEKNKKVPADPRCGTVEDVADIVVFLCEERSRWVTGDTICANGGMVYT from the exons ATGTCTCTTCAACGTAAGGTAGCCATTGTAACGGGCGCAGCTCGCGGCATCGGAGCTGGTATTGTACTGGCACTGGCTAAAGAGGGAGCAAGT GTAGCTTTCAACTATGTCTCCCCGTCGTCCGAGGAAGCCGCTGCCAACTTGGTGAAGGAAGTACAGGCGATTGGAGCCCGCGCAGTCTGCGTCCGGGTCGACATGGCCTCGCCCGAGGCTCCCTTGGTTCTGCTGAAAACCACTTTGAGGGAATTTCAGACAGAAAGAATCGATATCCTGGTCAATAACGCGGGTCTTGGAGGAAACGCGCCTTTGGAAGAAGTTACAATCGAAGAGTACGATCGGTTGATGACAGTCAACGTCAGGGCCGTTATCTTCATGACTCAGGCTATTCTGCCACACATCAATCGGGGCGGACGCATTGTCAACCTGTCCTCAGTTTCCGCTCGAGGAGGCTACCCAACACAATCCATCTACGCTGCATCTAAGGCGGCCGTTGAGGGGCTCACTAGAGTTTGGGCAACGGAGCTCGGTCATAAATACGGCGTAACGGTGAATTCAGTCAATCCCGGCCCGGTCGATACAGACATGTACCGGGCTGCGGGACTCGTTCATCTCGCCAGGATGGAggagaaaaacaaaaaggtTCCTGCTGATCCTCGATGCGGCACAGTAGAGGATGTTGCCGACATTGTTGTGTTCTTGTGCGAAGAACGATCTCGTTGGGTCACTGGAGATACCATTTGCGCTAACGGAGGCATGGTATACACATAG